A genomic segment from Ptychodera flava strain L36383 chromosome 19, AS_Pfla_20210202, whole genome shotgun sequence encodes:
- the LOC139119015 gene encoding uncharacterized protein gives MTETKGRNSSNLGWDETLPEKYLPRWTRWCNNLNYITKIQLQRCYTPPTFGPIKKTECHIFSDASNEAIGAVAYMRLINHEDNVNVSFILGKAKVNPTHAVSIPRLELCAAVLATELAQKITSEIGLNIDNVIYHTDSEIVLGYINNSSKRFHVYVANRVEKIHNISSPHQWRHVSTHENPADIASRSVSAQKLNSTIWLSGPAFLWQRDEQDNHEETEHKYTVSDEDPEVRKQLAVLNTSTKEVEQDDLGAHRFQRFSSWRSLKRSIANLIGKIRQRKSPEKTDKKKREVSRRTEN, from the coding sequence ATGACAGAAACTAAAGGACGCAACTCATCAAACCTTGGATGGGATGAAACATTACCAGAGAAATATTTGCCCAGATGGACCCGCTGGTGCAACAATCTCAACTACATcacaaagatacagctacagCGATGCTACACTCCACCCACCTTCGGACCCATAAAGAAAACTGAGTGTCACATTTTCTCTGACGCCAGCAATGAAGCCATAGGTGCTGTAGCGTACATGCGGTTAATTAACCATGAAGACAACGTCAACGTATCATTCATACTTGGCAAGGCAAAGGTAAACCCGACTCATGCAGTCTCCATACCTCGCCTAGAACTGTGTGCAGCCGTCCTAGCGACAGAACTCGCACAGAAGATCACATCAGAAATCGGCCTGAACATCGACAACGTCATATATCACACGGACAGCGAAATCGTCCTTGGATATATAAACAACAGCTCGAAACGTTTCCACGTATACGTAGCGAACAGAGTAGAAAAGATACACAACATCTCATCACCACACCAGTGGCGACATGTGTCTACGCACGAAAATCCAGCTGACATCGCGTCACGCAGTGTATCAGCCCAAAAACTCAACTCAACTATCTGGCTATCAGGACCAGCATTCCTTTGGCAGCGAGACGAGCAAGACAACCATGaagaaacagaacacaaatacacagtaagtgaTGAAGACCCTGAGGTCCGCAAACAACTTGCTGTCCTCAACACATCAAcgaaggaagtagaacaagacgaCTTAGGTGCTCACCGATTTCAACGATTCTCATCATGGAGATCCTTGAAGAGAAGTATTGCCAACTTAATAGGCAAAATCAGACAAAGAAAATCACCagaaaagacagacaaaaagaaaagagaaGTCTCCAGAAGAACTGAAAATTGA
- the LOC139119017 gene encoding uncharacterized protein, with protein MGDSHLFDALKIHGPDLEYELSTCSENDNIPSDKNEIPTPDICKAFKHLKPIIDYIPEPKKNVGIHLLIGRNCPEPLKVRETRNGPVNSPWAQRTDLGWTISGELCLETARGVIRTSVHRTTATLNSYDESALECNHHIHIKDIISPKPVNFGTTVFKRTPYDEQKAPSIEDKQFLDIMQREVHVNEEGNLELPLPFRQDPKKLPNNQQSALNQFYNLQNQLQRKPQMMEEYFQFMKKIMERGHASPVPESEIDADNAWYLPHFGVYHPKKQQIRVVFDSSAKYNGVSLNDALLQGPDQMNSLLGILLRFRREQTAVMGDVEQMFHSFHVNKEHRDYLRFFWFKNNDPTKPVIQYRMNVHLFGNVSSPAIATFGLRKIAEDGVSTYGEDVKEFIDKNFYVDDGLTSAPDAQKAISLINRTRDLLATRNVNFHKIVSNDEEIMTALPNEVRAKDLQSLDFNQDTLPTQRSLGSSGL; from the exons ATGGGTGACAGCCACCTCTTCGACGCACTGAAGATACACGGCCCAGACCTTGAATACGAACTGTCAACATGCAGTG AAAACGACAACATACCGAGCGACAAGAACGAAATACCCACACCAGACATTTGCAAGGCCTTCAAACATCTGAAGCCCATCATAGATTACATTCCAGAACCAAAAAAGAACGTTGGAATTCATctcctcatcggcagaaactGCCCAGAACCACTGaaagtcagagaaacaaggaacGGACCTGTAAACTCGCCTTGGGCTCAACGCACCGACCTAGGGTGGACAATTTCAGGTGAACTGTGCCTAGAGACAGCAAGAGGTGTAATCCGCACTTCAGTACACCGTACGACTGCAACCCTCAACAGCTACGATGAATCAGCGCTCGAATGTAATCAtcacatccacatcaaagacatAATAAGCCCGAAACCCGTCAACTTCGGCACCACCGTCTTCAAGCGGACACCTTACGACGAACAAAAGGCACCCTCCATTGAAGACAAGCAATTCCTAGACATCATGCAACGAGAAGTCCATGTAAACGAGGAAGGAAATCTAGAACTTCCTCTCCCCTTCAGGCAAGACCCGAAGAAATTACCGAACAACCAACAATCAGCTCTGAACCAATTCTACAATCTACAGAATCAGCTTCAGCGTAAACCACAAATGATGGAAGAATACTTTCAGTTTATGAAGAAAATAATGGAACGTGGCCACGCAAGTCCCGTTCCAGAAAGCGAAATAGATGCCGACAACGCATGGTACCTACCACACTTCGGTGTCTACCATCCCAAGAAACAGCAGATCAGAGTAGTATTCGACTCCAGTGCAAAGTACAACGGAGTCTCCTTGAACGACGCATTGCTTCAGGGACCTGACCAAATGAACAGCCTCCTCGGTATCCTGCTACGATTCCGACGCGAGCAGACAGCAGTAATGGGCGACGTAGAACAAATGTTTCACAGCTTCCACGTCAACAAAGAACACAGAGACTATCTGCGCTTCTTTTGGTTCAAAAACAACGACCCCACGAAACCAGTAATTCAGTACAGAATGAACGTACACCTGTTCGGCAATGTCTCCTCACCAGCCATTGCTACCTTCGGACTGAGAAAGATCGCTGAAGACGGCGTATCTACATACGGAGAAGACGTGAAAGAGTTCATCGACAAGAACTTTTACGTCGACGACGGACTAACCTCAGCACCAGATGCACAGAAAGCTATTAGTCTCATCAATAGAACAAGAGACTTACTAGCGACCAGAAACGTTAACTTCCACAAGATCGTTTCAAATGATGAAGAAATCATGACAGCACTTCCAAACGAAGTACGAGCCAAAGATCTACAGAGTTTGGATTTCAACCAAGACACCTTACCAACACAGAGATCATTAGGGTCAAGTGGTCTCTAG
- the LOC139119013 gene encoding uncharacterized protein codes for MAQAETIILRSVQKSVFHKEYEILSAAKSASTDNNKLQKRNPISRMNPFIDEKGLIRVGGRLRQSDIDLCGRHPIILPQDNHISRLIIDHVHRLVQHQGRQLTLSNVRANGYWIMGVHDMVRSILHKCAICRRLRAKPITQLMADLPSDRTEKTPPFTNVGMDVFGPWTIASRKTRAGKSEAKRWAVIFVCLYTTAVHIEVIDPMDTSSFINAIRRFIAIRGNIKKLRCDQGTNFIGATNELQAAAKELDQDRIKKFLTTRDCEWIFNPPHASHFGGIWERQIGTIRRVLDSMHYQLGKQQYTHDLLTTLMAEASAIVNSRPITTVSSDANDPQALTQNMLLTMKTQSPTPPPGSFVQQDIYGRKRWRRIQYLADQFWIRWRKEYLQSRQPRPKWNKSTINVKKGDVVLLREKEYPKTAGPSLA; via the coding sequence ATGGCACAAGCAGAAACCATCATCCTACGCTCAGTAcagaaaagtgtgtttcataaaGAATATGAGATACTATCTGCAGCAAAGTCAGCAAGCACTGACAACaacaaactacagaaacggaACCCCATCAGCAGGATGAACCCATTCATCGATGAAAAAGGACTCATCCGCGTTGGAGGAAGACTTCGTCAATCTGACATCGACCTCTGCGGCCGACACCCAATCATCCTTCCACAGGACAACCACATTTCACGTCTTATCATCGATCATGTACATCGACTTGTACAACATCAAGGCAGACAACTCACCCTGTCAAACGTCAGAGCTAATGGCTATTGGATCATGGGTGTACATGACATGGTAAGAAGTATACTACACAAATGTGCGATATGTAGAAGACTGAGAGCAAAACCAATCACTCAACTCATGGCCGACCTACCGTCGGACAGAACAGAGAAAACCCCACCATTCACCAACGTCGGAATGGACGTATTTGGCCCCTGGACTATAGCTTCCCGCAAAACCAGAGCCGGTAAGTCTGAAGCAAAGAGATGGGCAGTCATCTTTGTCTGTCTCTACACTACAGCAGTACACATAGAAGTAATAGACCCCATGGACACTTCATCCTTCATCAACGCCATACGTCGCTTCATAGCTATACGCGGCAACATCAAGAAACTCAGATGTGACCAGGGCACCAACTTCATTGGCGCAACGAACGAACTTCAGGCAGCAGCCAAAGAGCTGGATCAAGACCGCATCAAGAAATTCCTTACAACGAGAGACTGCGAGTGGATTTTCAACCCACCTCACGCATCACACTTCGGCGGTATATGGGAACGACAAATTGGTACCATCAGACGCGTTCTTGACTCCATGCACTATCAACTAGGCAAGCAACAATACACACATGACTTGCTGACAACTCTCATGGCAGAAGCCAGCGCCATTGTCAACTCCAGACCTATAACGACTGTATCATCAGATGCAAACGATCCTCAAGCTCTCACCCAAAACATGCTACTCACCATGAAGACTCAATCACCAACACCACCACCAGGCTCATTCGTCCAACAAGACATCTACGGTAGAAAACGTTGGCGACGCATACAGTATCTAGCTGATCAATTCTGGATACGATGGAGAAAAGAATATCTACAAAGCCGTCAACCACGACCAAAGTGGAACAAATCTACAATCAACGTCAAAAAAGGAGACGTGGTTcttttgagagagaaagaataccCAAAAACAGCTGGCCCCTCGCTCGCATAG
- the LOC139119010 gene encoding uncharacterized protein KIAA1958-like, which translates to MTQERPEDLNEEIRELFRLAEELGATGTDDFFGMEENTRPVSSNVQPSRSRYVEFSETDKQELITEQRKKNTVQSTNCAVNQFNKWMRTVRPSETRPISEIPPDVLDCYLGSFYAGVRQKDGSEYEPDLLTTYQRGIDRFLGENGYKFSISRDKEFSNSQATLRAKRAQLKTQGKGNKPNAAEELTEREEELLFEKGVIGTHNPEALLFLVWLNNQKHFGSEAVKRADRCCGRHRLEAYR; encoded by the coding sequence ATGACCCAAGAACGTCCAGAAGATCTCAACGAAGAAATTCGCGAGCTATTCCGTCTAGCGGAGGAATTGGGAGCTACTGGAACCGATGATTTTTTTGGTATGGAGGAAAATACGCGGCCCGTTTCCTCTAACGTTCAGCCATCGCGATCGCGCTATGTCGAGTTCTCGGAGACCGACAAGCAAGAGCTGATCACCGAACAGAGGAAGAAAAATACTGTGCAGTCCACAAACTGTGCCGTAAACCAGTTCAACAAGTGGATGCGTACTGTGCGACCTTCAGAAACAAGACCGATATCAGAAATTCCACCAGATGTCCTTGACTGCTATCTCGGCAGCTTTTACGCTGGCGTCCGTCAAAAAGATGGTTCTGAGTACGAACCAGACTTGCTTACGACCTACCAGCGTGGGATAGATCGCTTCCTCGGTGAGAATGGTTACAAATTCTCGATCAGCCGCGATAAAGAATTTAGCAATTCGCAGGCAACTTTGAGAGCAAAACGTGCCCAATTGAAGACCCAGGGCAAAGGCAATAAACCAAATGCAGCCGAAGAATTAACGGAACGCGAGGAGGAGCTCCTTTTTGAAAAAGGTGTGATCGGCACACACAACCCCGAAGCGCTACTATTTCTCGTTTGGCTAAACAACCAGAAACACTTCGGTTCAGAGGCTGTCAAGAGAGCAGACAGATGCTGTGGGAGACATCGCCTTGAAGCATACCGCTGA
- the LOC139119018 gene encoding uncharacterized protein, producing MDENKVEGAEQPAHTESQNENQGDISKAENTTEQTKEGAVPSWTAEGGSAARTEGRPLQDSSKNERGLLYATLNTEKALSSIWNQTRGVLIDLRGMQDPTEHKIDTAETLSKEYEQTWNKLQKLYQQDKTPEGKEHAELTEISFNRNIEQANEYINDAKIRRTENSALIFKSPSERGSTQGSLRSSHRTRSSTSSRTNALKAQGKARSAAREAEYMKTIAHHQAKIKVIEAEMKAEKAMIDAETLQQVAEENSLPVQTLTTPDQSSNDHVSQYIAMKRELKHDPLPALNFTEFVPKAQNKDLESSPLLIQPGQGTPTESGETVTPTSNQQTPTTSQNNNNIQPLTEIAQMMARQRLPLQQPITFGGDPTMYMSWKRSFEATVTTACIQTSEKLDFLHKYTQGDPQKIVEDHLQRYVDDPEESYREAWIELEDRFGNPAVITAVILERLKSFPKVKPDESKRLLELSDLCSNTEAQMRKLPDLSSLNTPQGLKPVMEKLPRFVLNKWRDNVASYKRRHKTFPPFKFFKDFLKDTAKAACDPDIPRPDDTHPGTSKSKSSQQTKTRARVHATKSSNEENNVSFTRLQDMT from the coding sequence ATGGATGAAAATAAAGTCGAAGGAGCTGAACAACCAGCCCACACAGAatctcaaaatgaaaatcaaggagATATTTCTAAGGCAGAAAAtaccacagaacaaacaaaggaAGGGGCGGTTCCCAGTTGGACTGCTGAAGGTGGATCTGCTGCCCGAactgaagggcgccctctacaggACAGTAGTAAAAACGAAAGAGGACTGCTCTATGCTACCTTGAACACTGAAAAGGCCCTGTCAAGCATTTGGAACCAAACAAGGGGAGTTCTCATCGACCTCAGGGGGATGCAGGACCCAACAGAACACAAAATTGATACAGCAGAGACACTTTCCAAGGAATACGAacaaacttggaataaacttcagAAACTTTATCAACAAGACAAGACTCCAGAAGGTAAGGAGCATGCAGAATTAACGGAAATAAGCTTCAATAGGAACATTGAACAAGCAAATGAATACATTAACGATGCAAAGATAAGGAGAActgaaaacagcgccctcatcttCAAATCACCATCCGAACGAGGATCTACACAAGGCAGCTTGCGTAGTTCACACAGAACcagatcatcaacatcatccagAACAAACGCATTAAAGGCACAAGGCAAGGCACGCTCTGCAGCAAGAGAGGCAGAATATATGAAGACAATAGCCCATCATCAAGCTAAGATCAAAGTTATCGAAGCTGAAATGAAAGCAGAAAAGGCAATGATAGATGCAGAAACCCTCCAACAAGTAGCGGAAGAAAATTCCTTACCAGTACAGACACTTACTACACCAGACCAGTCATCGAACGACCATGTATCACAATACATTGCCATGAAAAGAGAATTGAAGCATGATCCACTACCAGCACTGAACTTCACCGAGTTCGTACCCAAAGCACAAAACAAAGACTTAGAATCATCCCCTCTACTGATACAACCAGGACAGGGAACACCAACAGAATCAGGTGAGACAGTCACACCTACTTCAAATCAACAGACAcctacaacaagccagaacaacaacaacatacaacCTCTGACGGAGATAGCCCAAATGATGGCCCGTCAACGTTTACCACTACAACAACCAATAACATTTGGAGGCGACCCAACCATGTACATGTCATGGAAAAGATCATTCGAGGCCACTGTAACAACGGCCTGCATACAGACATCTGAGAAACTGGACTTCCTGCATAAATACACGCAGGGAGATCCGCAGAAAATCGTCGAAGACCATCTACAACGATATGTAGACGACCCAGAAGAGTCATATAGAGAGGCTTGGATAGAACTAGAAGACAGATTCGGCAACCCTGCAGTCATCACCGCAGTAATCCTGGAAAGACTGAAGTCCTTCCCGAAAGTTAAACCAGACGAAAGCAAAAGGCTACTTGAACTATCAGACCTGTGCTCTAACACAGAGGCACAAATGAGAAAACTTCCTGACCTTTCGTCCCTCAATACACCACAGGGACTCAAGCCCGTCATGGAGAAGTTACCAAGATTCGTCCTCAACAAGTGGAGAGATAACGTGGCATCATACAAACGACGCCACAAAACATTTCCTCCATTCAAGTTCTTCAAAGACTTCCTGAAAGACACAGCGAAAGCAGCATGCGATCCTGATATTCCAAGACCAGACGACACACACCCTGGAACAAGTAAGTCAAAATCCAGTCAACAAACGAAGACTAGAGCGCGTGTACACGcaacaaaatcatcaaatgaagaaaacaatgtcTCTTTCACGAGGCTACAGGACATGACCTGA